Proteins co-encoded in one Pseudomonas fluorescens genomic window:
- a CDS encoding amino acid deaminase, whose product MTTANNTAAVEKGDAALGAQLVRDISLPALVLHREALEHNIRWMQKFVSDSGAELAPHGKTSMTPALFRRQLDAGAWGITLASATQTRAAYAHGVRRVLMANQLVGTPNMALIADLLAADSGFDFYCMVDHPDNVADLGAYFASRGVRLNVMIEYGVVGGRCGCRSEQEVIELAKAIGAQPALALTGIEGYEGVIHGDHAVSGIREFAASLVRLAVQLQDSGAFAIAKPIITASGSAWYDLIAESFEAQNAGGRFLSVLRPGSYVAHDHGIYKEAQCCVLDRRSDLHEGLRPALEVWAHVQSLPEPGFAVIALGKRDVAFDAGMPVPLLRYKAGVLPAVGDDVGACKVTAVMDQHAFMTVAPGVELRVGDIISFGTSHPCLTFDKWRVGLLVDEQLSVIETMETCF is encoded by the coding sequence ATGACGACTGCCAACAACACTGCTGCCGTGGAAAAGGGCGATGCCGCCCTCGGCGCGCAACTGGTGCGTGACATCAGCCTGCCGGCGCTGGTGCTGCACCGCGAAGCGCTGGAGCACAACATCCGCTGGATGCAGAAATTCGTCAGCGACAGCGGCGCCGAACTCGCGCCCCACGGCAAGACCAGCATGACCCCGGCGCTGTTTCGTCGTCAGCTCGACGCTGGCGCCTGGGGCATCACCCTGGCCAGCGCCACCCAGACCCGCGCCGCTTACGCTCACGGCGTACGCCGGGTGCTGATGGCCAACCAACTGGTCGGCACGCCGAACATGGCGTTGATTGCCGATCTGCTGGCGGCCGATTCGGGCTTCGATTTCTATTGCATGGTTGATCACCCGGACAACGTCGCCGATCTGGGCGCTTACTTTGCGTCCCGTGGCGTGCGGCTGAACGTGATGATCGAGTACGGCGTGGTCGGAGGCCGTTGCGGTTGCCGCAGCGAACAGGAAGTCATCGAACTGGCCAAGGCCATCGGCGCGCAACCGGCGCTGGCCCTGACTGGCATCGAAGGTTATGAAGGCGTGATCCACGGCGATCATGCGGTCAGCGGTATCCGTGAATTTGCGGCCTCTTTGGTGCGACTGGCGGTGCAGTTGCAGGACAGCGGCGCGTTCGCCATCGCCAAACCGATCATCACCGCATCGGGTTCGGCGTGGTACGACCTGATCGCCGAATCGTTCGAAGCGCAAAACGCGGGCGGTCGTTTCCTCAGCGTGTTGCGCCCAGGCAGTTATGTGGCTCACGACCATGGCATCTATAAAGAGGCGCAGTGCTGCGTGCTCGACCGTCGCAGCGACCTGCACGAAGGCCTGCGCCCGGCGCTGGAAGTCTGGGCCCACGTGCAGTCGCTGCCGGAGCCGGGCTTTGCGGTGATTGCCCTGGGCAAGCGTGACGTGGCGTTCGATGCCGGGATGCCGGTGCCCTTGCTGCGTTACAAGGCCGGCGTGCTGCCAGCAGTGGGCGACGATGTCGGCGCCTGCAAGGTGACGGCGGTGATGGACCAGCACGCGTTCATGACCGTGGCACCGGGCGTGGAATTGCGCGTCGGCGACATTATTTCCTTCGGCACTTCGCACCCGTGCCTGACCTTTGACAAGTGGCGCGTTGGGCTGCTGGTGGATGAACAACTGTCGGTGATCGAAACCATGGAAACCTGTTTCTGA
- a CDS encoding IclR family transcriptional regulator, translated as MTEDTIKRRARGLDRAFDILDFLKEIGQPLRPNDIANGIGSPKSTVYELVASLLERRILEPVGKDGHVYLGRQLYFLGQAHLRHFDLSREADHALQEIVSQTRETAQMCLLNGRKYTVALMKEGERHFRISSDIGENAPIPWTASGRLLLAHLSDQQISDLIDPDDFILPGGERLPMETFLAEIRQAGIDGFFSFDSVADTFTHCFAAPVKDPQGVAICTLCIVAPRADAKNNYNDYRRVLIESANSLARRINE; from the coding sequence ATGACCGAAGACACCATCAAGCGCCGGGCACGCGGTCTGGACCGGGCGTTCGATATCCTCGATTTCCTCAAGGAAATCGGCCAGCCACTGCGTCCGAACGATATCGCCAACGGTATCGGCAGCCCGAAATCCACGGTCTACGAACTGGTGGCCTCGTTGCTCGAACGACGAATTCTGGAACCGGTGGGCAAGGACGGTCACGTCTATCTCGGTCGTCAGCTGTACTTCCTTGGCCAGGCGCATTTGCGTCATTTCGACCTCAGTCGCGAGGCCGATCACGCCTTGCAGGAGATCGTCAGCCAGACCCGGGAAACCGCGCAAATGTGCCTGCTCAACGGGCGCAAATACACGGTGGCGCTGATGAAGGAGGGCGAGCGGCATTTCCGCATTTCTTCCGATATCGGCGAAAACGCGCCGATCCCGTGGACCGCCTCCGGACGTCTGCTGCTGGCGCACTTGAGCGATCAGCAGATCAGCGACCTGATCGACCCCGACGACTTCATCCTGCCCGGTGGCGAACGCCTGCCGATGGAAACGTTTCTGGCGGAAATCCGTCAGGCCGGCATCGACGGTTTCTTCTCCTTCGACAGTGTTGCCGACACCTTCACCCATTGCTTCGCCGCCCCGGTCAAAGACCCTCAAGGCGTTGCCATCTGCACCCTGTGCATCGTCGCCCCGCGCGCCGATGCCAAGAACAATTACAACGACTATCGCCGGGTCTTGATCGAGAGCGCCAACAGCCTCGCCCGGCGAATCAACGAATAA
- a CDS encoding RidA family protein, whose protein sequence is MSITRYGTGSTAAGGQPRPFARAVEADGWLHVSGQVPAVDGEIIVGGIVEQTHQTMKNLIAILEEAGYGLEDVVRAGVWLDDPRDFSSFNKVFGEYFKPEHAPARACVQASMMVDCKVEIDCIAYKKKA, encoded by the coding sequence ATGAGCATTACTCGTTACGGCACCGGCAGCACCGCCGCTGGCGGCCAGCCTCGTCCATTCGCCCGCGCTGTCGAGGCCGATGGCTGGCTGCATGTTTCCGGGCAGGTGCCGGCGGTGGATGGCGAGATCATTGTGGGCGGTATCGTCGAGCAGACCCACCAGACCATGAAGAACCTGATCGCTATTCTCGAAGAGGCCGGTTATGGCCTGGAAGACGTGGTACGTGCCGGCGTGTGGCTGGACGATCCGCGGGATTTCAGCAGTTTCAACAAGGTCTTCGGCGAGTACTTCAAGCCTGAACACGCGCCGGCCCGGGCCTGTGTGCAGGCGAGCATGATGGTCGACTGCAAGGTCGAGATCGACTGCATTGCGTACAAGAAGAAGGCCTGA
- a CDS encoding amino acid ABC transporter ATP-binding protein, with the protein MTQAQVSNVQNAQPLLDIRGLHKQYGTVEVLKGVDLSMQRGNVVTLIGSSGSGKTTLLRCVNMLEEFQGGQILLDGESIGYDELNGKRVRHPEKVIARHRAMTGMAFQQFNLFPHLTALQNVTLGLLKVKKMHKDEAVVLAEKWLERVGLLERRNHFPGQLSGGQQQRVAIARAIAMNPSLMLFDEVTSALDPELVGEVLNVIKGLAEDGMTMLLVTHEMRFAFEVSDKIVFMNQGRIEEQGPPKELFERPQSPRLAEFLKSTRF; encoded by the coding sequence ATGACTCAAGCTCAAGTTTCCAACGTCCAGAACGCTCAGCCCTTGCTGGACATCCGTGGCCTCCATAAACAATACGGCACGGTCGAAGTGCTCAAGGGCGTCGATCTGAGCATGCAGCGCGGCAACGTGGTGACACTGATCGGCTCCAGCGGCTCGGGCAAGACCACGCTGCTGCGCTGCGTGAACATGCTCGAGGAGTTCCAGGGCGGGCAGATCCTGCTCGACGGTGAATCCATCGGCTATGACGAACTCAACGGCAAGCGCGTGCGCCACCCGGAAAAAGTCATCGCCCGTCATCGGGCAATGACCGGCATGGCGTTCCAGCAATTCAACCTGTTCCCGCACCTCACCGCGTTGCAAAACGTCACGCTCGGCCTGCTGAAAGTCAAAAAGATGCACAAGGACGAAGCCGTGGTCCTGGCCGAGAAATGGCTGGAGCGGGTCGGTCTGCTGGAGCGGCGCAATCACTTTCCCGGTCAGTTGTCCGGCGGTCAGCAGCAGCGCGTGGCGATTGCCCGAGCGATTGCGATGAACCCGAGCCTGATGCTGTTCGACGAAGTCACCTCGGCCCTCGACCCGGAGCTGGTCGGCGAAGTGCTGAACGTGATCAAGGGCCTGGCCGAGGACGGCATGACCATGTTGCTGGTGACCCACGAAATGCGTTTTGCCTTCGAGGTCTCGGACAAGATCGTTTTCATGAATCAGGGGCGCATCGAAGAGCAGGGGCCTCCCAAGGAACTGTTCGAGCGTCCGCAATCGCCGCGGCTGGCGGAATTTCTCAAAAGCACGCGGTTCTGA
- a CDS encoding amino acid ABC transporter permease: MYESPSWLHELWIAREALWQGFLTSVQVSALAILFGTVIGVFAGLVLTYGKFWMRAPFRFYVDLIRGTPVFVLVLACFYMAPALGWQISAFQAGALGLTLFCGSHVAEIVRGALQALPRGQMEASKAIGLTFYQSLGYVLLPQALRQILPTWVNSSTEIVKASTLLSVIGVAELLLSTQQIIARTFMTLEFYLFAGFLFFVINYGIELLGRHIEKRVALP, encoded by the coding sequence ATGTACGAATCCCCCAGTTGGTTGCATGAGTTGTGGATTGCCCGCGAAGCCTTGTGGCAAGGCTTTCTGACCAGCGTGCAGGTGTCGGCGCTGGCCATTCTGTTCGGCACGGTCATCGGTGTGTTTGCCGGTCTCGTACTGACCTACGGCAAGTTCTGGATGCGCGCCCCGTTCCGCTTTTACGTCGACCTGATTCGCGGCACCCCGGTGTTCGTGCTGGTGCTGGCCTGCTTCTACATGGCGCCGGCGCTCGGCTGGCAGATCAGCGCATTTCAGGCGGGTGCCTTGGGTCTGACGCTGTTTTGCGGCTCCCACGTCGCCGAGATTGTGCGCGGCGCATTGCAGGCGTTGCCACGCGGGCAGATGGAAGCCAGCAAAGCCATCGGCCTGACGTTCTATCAGTCCCTCGGTTACGTGCTGTTGCCTCAGGCGCTGCGGCAGATCCTGCCGACCTGGGTCAACTCGTCCACGGAAATCGTCAAGGCCTCGACCTTGCTGTCGGTGATCGGCGTGGCCGAGCTGTTGCTCAGCACCCAGCAAATCATCGCCCGGACGTTCATGACCCTGGAGTTTTACCTGTTCGCCGGTTTTCTGTTCTTCGTCATCAACTACGGCATCGAATTACTCGGCCGGCACATTGAAAAGCGGGTGGCCCTGCCATGA
- a CDS encoding amino acid ABC transporter permease: MNYQLNFAAVWRDFDTLLAGLGLGLELALVSIAIGCVIGLLMAFALLSRHRALRVLASVYVTVIRNTPILVLILLIYFALPSLGIRLDKIPSFIITLSLYAGAYLTEVFRGGLLSIPKGQREAGLAIGLGEWQVKAYVTVPVMLRNVLPALSNNFISLFKDTSLAAAIAVPELTYYARKINVESYRVIETWLVTTALYVAACYLIAMLLRYLEQRLAIRR, from the coding sequence ATGAACTATCAGTTGAACTTTGCCGCCGTGTGGCGCGATTTCGACACCTTGCTGGCGGGGCTCGGTCTGGGCCTGGAACTGGCGCTGGTGTCGATCGCCATCGGCTGCGTGATCGGCCTGCTGATGGCGTTTGCCTTGCTGTCCAGGCATCGCGCCTTGCGGGTGCTGGCATCGGTGTATGTGACGGTGATCCGTAACACGCCGATTCTGGTGTTGATTCTGTTGATCTACTTTGCGTTGCCGAGCCTGGGGATCCGGCTGGACAAGATCCCGTCGTTCATCATCACCCTGTCGCTGTATGCCGGGGCCTACCTGACCGAAGTGTTCCGCGGTGGCCTTTTGAGCATTCCCAAGGGCCAGCGTGAAGCGGGGCTGGCCATTGGTCTGGGCGAGTGGCAGGTGAAGGCCTACGTCACCGTGCCGGTGATGTTGCGCAACGTGCTGCCGGCGCTGTCGAACAACTTCATTTCGCTGTTCAAGGACACCTCGCTGGCCGCTGCGATTGCGGTGCCCGAGCTGACCTATTACGCGCGCAAGATCAACGTCGAAAGCTACCGGGTGATCGAAACCTGGCTGGTGACCACGGCGTTGTATGTCGCGGCCTGTTACCTCATTGCCATGCTGCTGCGTTACCTGGAGCAGCGTCTGGCAATTCGCCGATAG
- a CDS encoding transporter substrate-binding domain-containing protein, producing MHRRPSLFKACVFVLAASSAVMGMAQAADSKLDSVLARGKLIVGTGSTNAPWHFQGADGKLQGFDIDIARMVAKGLFNDPSKVEFVVQSSDARIPNLLTDKVDMSCQFITVTASRAQQVAFTLPYYREGVGLLLPNNSKYKEIEDLQAAGDSVTVAVLQNVYAEELVHQALPKAKVDQYDSVDLMYQAVNSGRADAAATDQSSVKYLMVQNPGRYRSPTYAWSPQTYACAVKRGDQDWLNFVNTTLHEAMTGVEFPTYAASFKQWFGVDLPSPAIGFPVEFK from the coding sequence ATGCATCGCCGACCTTCCTTGTTCAAAGCGTGTGTTTTTGTTCTCGCGGCTTCGTCCGCTGTCATGGGTATGGCCCAGGCGGCCGACAGCAAGCTCGACAGCGTCCTGGCCCGTGGAAAACTGATTGTGGGCACCGGCAGCACCAATGCGCCGTGGCACTTCCAGGGCGCGGACGGCAAGTTGCAGGGCTTTGATATCGACATCGCCCGGATGGTGGCCAAAGGTCTGTTCAATGACCCGAGCAAGGTCGAGTTCGTGGTGCAGTCGTCCGATGCGCGGATTCCCAACCTGCTGACCGACAAGGTCGACATGAGCTGCCAGTTCATCACCGTCACCGCCAGCCGTGCGCAGCAAGTGGCGTTCACCTTGCCTTACTATCGCGAGGGCGTCGGTCTGCTGCTGCCGAACAACAGCAAGTACAAGGAAATCGAAGACTTGCAGGCCGCCGGCGACAGCGTGACCGTCGCGGTGCTGCAGAACGTGTACGCCGAAGAGCTGGTGCATCAGGCACTGCCCAAGGCCAAGGTCGATCAGTACGACAGCGTCGATCTGATGTATCAGGCAGTGAATTCCGGCCGCGCCGATGCTGCCGCCACTGACCAGTCATCGGTCAAATACCTGATGGTGCAGAACCCTGGCCGCTACCGCAGCCCGACCTACGCCTGGAGCCCGCAGACCTACGCGTGCGCCGTCAAACGCGGCGATCAGGACTGGCTGAACTTCGTCAACACCACCCTGCATGAAGCCATGACCGGCGTTGAATTCCCGACCTACGCCGCGTCGTTCAAGCAATGGTTCGGCGTGGATCTGCCATCGCCCGCCATCGGTTTCCCTGTCGAATTCAAATGA
- a CDS encoding thioredoxin family protein produces MTTPTRYSALPPTYRKVLKARRLVVLYFFNEHCGACVSSGPVFLEIAKPFRSWMDIFMLDTAQSCRHPDVTSTPTVLLYKEGVLVKKLKGIGSKESLLQDFTQFLGKTRHFAVPRKSAHDLNWLRHTLRTLCTVHRAKRWNLS; encoded by the coding sequence ATGACGACACCGACTCGATATTCAGCATTGCCTCCGACGTACCGGAAGGTCTTGAAAGCCCGGCGCCTCGTCGTCCTGTATTTCTTCAACGAGCACTGCGGTGCCTGCGTGTCTTCCGGCCCGGTTTTTCTCGAGATCGCCAAGCCCTTTCGGTCATGGATGGATATCTTCATGCTCGATACCGCACAGTCGTGTCGACATCCGGATGTCACGAGCACCCCGACGGTGTTGCTCTACAAGGAAGGCGTTCTGGTCAAAAAACTGAAAGGCATCGGTTCGAAAGAATCCCTCCTTCAAGACTTCACCCAATTCCTCGGCAAAACCCGACACTTCGCTGTACCGCGCAAATCGGCCCATGACCTGAACTGGCTGCGTCACACCCTCCGCACCCTCTGCACCGTCCACCGCGCAAAACGGTGGAACCTTTCCTGA
- a CDS encoding TerC family protein: MEWLADPTAWLGLLTLIVLELVLGIDNLVFIAILADKLPPHQRDRARIIGLSLALIMRLGLLASISWLVTLTAPLFEVFGKSFSGRDLIMLFGGVFLLFKATMELHERLEGHVGERSTNTAYALFWPIVAQIVVLDAVFSLDAVITAVGMVDELAVMMIAVIISIGLMIVASKPLTRFVNAHPTVIMLCLGFLMMIGFALTAEGLGFHIPKGYLYAAIGFSILIEVFNQIARARRKRSMQGLRPMRERTAHAVMRLLGGRKLAVEEVGEEISDLLDDGQAPSAELFDRRERVMISGVLQLAERSIRTLMTVRADVDHIDLADDAAAIRTRLMHSSYSRLPLIRNGAVDEPLGFVHKKELLKEYLAGNEPNLEHLVRKTVNLLDSYSILNALEQMRAASTHIAFVVNEFGDFVGVLTMTDILESIAGELPDASEIAGPDVVEEQGGFIVNGALNLTRIREHTGFCAEPTEDYQTLAGLVMSLLDRLPMKGDRLEHEGWGMTVMAVEERRVTRVLLVREA, encoded by the coding sequence ATGGAATGGTTAGCGGATCCCACGGCGTGGCTGGGCTTGTTGACACTGATCGTGCTGGAACTGGTGCTGGGTATCGACAACCTGGTGTTCATCGCGATCCTGGCGGACAAGCTGCCGCCGCATCAGCGCGATCGTGCGCGAATCATCGGCTTGAGCCTGGCGCTGATCATGCGTCTTGGCCTGCTGGCGAGTATTTCCTGGCTGGTCACCCTCACGGCACCGTTGTTCGAAGTGTTCGGCAAGAGCTTCTCCGGCCGTGACCTGATCATGCTATTCGGTGGCGTGTTCCTGTTGTTCAAGGCGACCATGGAACTGCACGAACGGCTTGAGGGCCACGTCGGCGAGCGTTCGACCAACACCGCTTATGCGCTGTTCTGGCCCATCGTGGCGCAGATTGTCGTGCTCGATGCGGTGTTCTCCCTCGATGCGGTGATTACTGCCGTGGGCATGGTCGATGAACTGGCGGTGATGATGATTGCGGTGATCATTTCCATCGGCCTGATGATCGTTGCCAGCAAGCCGCTGACCCGCTTCGTCAACGCACACCCGACAGTGATCATGCTGTGCCTGGGCTTCCTGATGATGATCGGTTTCGCCCTGACTGCCGAAGGCCTGGGTTTCCACATCCCGAAAGGTTATCTGTACGCCGCGATTGGTTTCTCGATCCTGATCGAGGTGTTCAACCAGATCGCCCGTGCTCGCCGCAAGCGCTCGATGCAAGGCTTGCGCCCGATGCGTGAGCGTACGGCGCACGCGGTGATGCGTCTGTTGGGTGGCCGTAAACTGGCGGTGGAAGAGGTGGGCGAGGAGATTTCCGACTTGCTGGACGATGGTCAGGCGCCAAGCGCGGAGCTGTTCGACCGTCGCGAACGGGTGATGATCAGCGGCGTGCTGCAACTGGCCGAGCGGTCAATCCGCACACTGATGACCGTCCGTGCGGATGTCGATCACATTGATCTGGCGGACGACGCTGCGGCGATTCGTACGCGACTGATGCATTCGTCCTACTCTCGTCTGCCGTTGATTCGCAACGGTGCGGTGGATGAGCCGTTGGGCTTCGTTCACAAAAAGGAGCTGCTCAAGGAGTATCTGGCCGGCAACGAGCCGAACCTTGAACACCTGGTGCGCAAGACCGTCAATCTGCTGGACAGCTATTCGATCCTCAATGCGTTGGAGCAAATGCGTGCGGCGTCGACCCACATCGCGTTTGTGGTCAACGAATTCGGTGACTTCGTCGGCGTATTGACCATGACCGACATTCTCGAATCGATTGCCGGTGAACTGCCGGACGCCAGTGAAATCGCCGGCCCCGATGTGGTCGAGGAGCAGGGCGGGTTCATCGTCAACGGTGCGTTGAACCTGACCCGCATCCGCGAACACACCGGTTTTTGCGCCGAGCCGACCGAGGATTACCAGACCTTGGCCGGGCTGGTGATGAGCCTGCTGGATCGCCTGCCGATGAAAGGTGATCGACTGGAGCATGAAGGCTGGGGCATGACCGTGATGGCGGTCGAAGAGCGTCGCGTGACGCGGGTGTTGCTGGTGCGTGAGGCCTGA
- a CDS encoding MerR family transcriptional regulator, giving the protein MKIGELAQRSGLSASSIRFYEAQGLIPKVERLGNGYRRYPPQVLQTLNIIRSAQQAGFSLEELKQLLPAAGTGEFKHEELVEGLTRKVEQIEVMQQHLAQSKARLLEVIDSIQSRPEGMSCGANAERVLAAIYPES; this is encoded by the coding sequence ATGAAAATCGGTGAATTGGCGCAACGGAGCGGGCTGAGCGCTTCGAGCATTCGCTTCTACGAGGCCCAGGGCCTGATTCCGAAAGTGGAGCGGCTGGGCAATGGCTACCGGCGTTACCCGCCGCAAGTGCTGCAAACCCTGAACATTATCCGCAGTGCCCAGCAGGCCGGATTTTCCCTGGAAGAACTCAAGCAGTTGCTGCCAGCCGCCGGAACCGGCGAATTCAAGCACGAAGAATTGGTGGAAGGCCTGACGCGCAAGGTCGAGCAGATCGAAGTCATGCAGCAGCATCTGGCCCAAAGCAAGGCGCGGCTGCTGGAGGTGATCGACAGTATTCAATCCAGGCCCGAAGGCATGAGTTGCGGTGCGAATGCCGAACGGGTTCTCGCCGCGATCTACCCGGAATCCTGA
- a CDS encoding NADH:flavin oxidoreductase/NADH oxidase family protein, protein MSPFQILKLPNGQTVGNRIAKAAMEENLADRDQAPSRELFRLYQAWADGGAGLLLTGNVMIDRRAMTGPGGVVLEDERHLDRFRQWAEIARSGGAQVWVQLNHPGRQTFANMGQQALAPSAVALEMGSFSKLFAEPKPMTEDDIEEVIQRFAKSAALAEKAGFTGVQIHAAHGYLLSQFLSPLTNRRTDRWGGSLENRARLLLSVIEAVRQAVSPQFCVAVKLNSADFQRGGFDTDDARQVIEWLNEQPIDLLELSGGSYEAPAMQGEARDGRTLAREAFFLEMASELARVARMPVMVTGGIRRLPIVEQVLDSGIAMAGIATALAIEPSLVKHWREGRHSEPQLPPIRWKRKPLAALANMAVVRFQMARLSRGRQPHPEVSALWALIRDRLYLSRRTRQYRQAMDV, encoded by the coding sequence ATGTCGCCCTTCCAGATTTTGAAACTGCCCAACGGTCAGACCGTCGGCAACCGTATCGCCAAAGCCGCCATGGAAGAAAACCTCGCCGATCGTGACCAGGCTCCCTCCCGCGAACTGTTTCGCCTGTATCAAGCCTGGGCCGACGGCGGCGCCGGCTTGCTGCTGACCGGTAATGTCATGATCGACCGCCGCGCCATGACCGGCCCTGGTGGCGTGGTGCTCGAAGACGAGCGGCATCTGGACCGTTTCCGTCAATGGGCCGAAATCGCCCGCAGTGGAGGTGCACAAGTCTGGGTTCAGCTCAACCATCCCGGCCGCCAGACCTTCGCCAACATGGGCCAGCAAGCGCTGGCGCCGTCGGCGGTGGCATTGGAAATGGGCTCGTTCTCGAAGCTGTTCGCCGAGCCCAAGCCAATGACCGAGGACGACATCGAAGAAGTCATTCAACGTTTTGCCAAAAGCGCCGCGCTCGCCGAAAAAGCCGGATTCACCGGCGTGCAGATTCACGCTGCCCACGGCTATCTGCTGAGCCAGTTTCTCTCGCCGCTGACCAATCGCCGCACCGACCGCTGGGGGGGTTCGCTGGAAAACCGTGCGCGCCTGCTGCTGTCGGTGATCGAGGCTGTGCGTCAGGCCGTTTCACCACAGTTTTGCGTGGCGGTGAAACTCAACTCCGCGGATTTCCAGCGCGGCGGCTTCGACACGGACGACGCGCGTCAGGTGATCGAATGGCTCAACGAACAGCCAATCGACCTGCTCGAGCTGTCCGGTGGCAGCTACGAAGCGCCGGCGATGCAAGGCGAAGCCCGCGACGGACGCACCCTGGCCCGTGAGGCGTTCTTTCTGGAGATGGCCAGTGAACTGGCCAGAGTGGCCCGCATGCCAGTGATGGTCACCGGCGGTATCCGGCGCCTGCCCATCGTCGAACAAGTGCTCGACAGCGGTATCGCCATGGCCGGCATCGCCACTGCGCTGGCCATCGAACCGAGTCTGGTCAAACACTGGCGCGAAGGCCGCCACAGCGAACCACAACTGCCGCCGATCCGCTGGAAACGCAAACCGCTGGCCGCACTGGCGAACATGGCCGTGGTGCGTTTCCAGATGGCCCGCCTGAGCCGGGGTCGCCAGCCGCATCCCGAAGTGTCGGCACTCTGGGCGCTGATTCGCGACCGGTTGTATCTCAGTCGCCGCACCCGGCAGTACCGTCAGGCAATGGATGTATAA
- a CDS encoding phospholipase D-like domain-containing protein, whose translation MRVLVANPQDDFRVKAYAGTNGVLLAMDLAEPRRKGLLGFAIEKQQGDRPWQFLFNSLTFPGKEHTFAQFHATPSDIAPLQKFRWADYAVNPGTTMHYRVHLAYGTADAPVLGESLELSITSDDGHPTNQSVIFNRAVAASQAFQRKFPDLDAQISANKNMPIEAWPDAARQWLENGLLGRLQGFIERAVDGQWALDIAIYEYQLQAIIDTVNAAFDRGVQVRVLYHAKPGDEDTTMNEASLAKLPEANKRGRVTHDIFHDKFIVLSRIAGGERQPQAVLCGSTNFTANGVYRQANVVHVLDDTVIAASYLQTFEQVWATPADVGAARDWITQHNPMNPAQPLFAGFSPRSGGADLREFVDIINAARKDVLFVTAFALPDAILNALLGQPHDDILRYGLQNTVSRITGFHADRTAEFAATALLNTGLEGWLKENMKGQKGNLLVHTKAIVTDFTSDSPTIISGSHNLSTSASNGNDENYLIIRGDTELADRYGLELLRFYEHYRFRYFAKKLALKQVQPLAANDSWTNDYYVEGDLRQLSRLRFAGR comes from the coding sequence ATGCGCGTACTGGTTGCCAATCCTCAGGACGATTTTCGCGTAAAGGCTTACGCCGGCACCAACGGCGTGCTGCTGGCAATGGATCTTGCCGAACCCCGCCGCAAAGGCCTGCTGGGGTTTGCCATCGAGAAGCAGCAGGGCGACAGGCCGTGGCAGTTTCTGTTCAACAGCCTGACCTTTCCCGGCAAGGAACACACCTTCGCGCAGTTTCACGCCACGCCCAGTGACATCGCGCCGCTGCAGAAATTTCGCTGGGCCGATTACGCGGTCAATCCGGGCACAACCATGCATTACCGCGTGCACCTGGCCTACGGCACTGCCGACGCGCCGGTGCTTGGGGAGTCGCTGGAACTGAGCATTACCTCGGATGACGGACACCCGACCAACCAGAGCGTGATCTTCAACCGCGCCGTGGCTGCCAGTCAGGCGTTCCAGCGCAAGTTTCCCGATCTCGATGCACAGATCAGCGCCAACAAGAACATGCCCATCGAAGCCTGGCCCGACGCTGCGCGGCAATGGCTGGAAAACGGCCTGCTCGGACGTTTGCAGGGCTTTATCGAGCGAGCCGTCGACGGGCAATGGGCGCTGGACATTGCGATTTACGAGTATCAACTGCAAGCCATCATCGACACGGTGAACGCGGCGTTTGATCGCGGTGTGCAGGTGCGGGTGCTGTATCACGCCAAGCCCGGTGACGAAGACACCACGATGAACGAGGCCAGCCTTGCCAAGCTGCCGGAAGCCAACAAGCGCGGCCGGGTGACCCACGACATTTTCCATGACAAGTTCATCGTCCTCAGTCGCATCGCTGGCGGTGAGCGGCAGCCCCAGGCCGTGCTGTGCGGTAGCACCAATTTCACCGCCAACGGCGTGTATCGCCAGGCCAACGTGGTCCATGTGCTGGACGACACGGTCATTGCAGCCAGCTACCTGCAGACGTTCGAGCAGGTCTGGGCGACGCCGGCGGATGTCGGTGCCGCCCGGGACTGGATCACCCAGCACAACCCGATGAACCCGGCGCAACCGCTGTTTGCCGGGTTCTCGCCGCGCAGTGGTGGTGCCGATCTGCGCGAGTTCGTCGACATCATTAACGCGGCGAGGAAAGACGTGCTGTTCGTCACGGCATTCGCCTTGCCCGACGCGATTCTCAACGCATTGCTCGGTCAGCCTCACGACGACATCCTGCGTTACGGCCTGCAAAACACGGTCAGCCGCATCACCGGGTTTCACGCTGACCGAACCGCTGAGTTCGCCGCCACCGCGCTGCTCAACACCGGGCTGGAAGGCTGGCTGAAAGAGAACATGAAAGGCCAGAAGGGCAACCTGCTGGTGCACACCAAGGCGATCGTCACCGACTTCACCAGCGACAGCCCGACCATCATCAGCGGCAGCCACAACCTCAGCACCTCGGCCAGCAACGGTAATGACGAGAACTACCTGATCATTCGCGGCGACACCGAACTGGCGGACCGTTACGGCCTTGAGCTGCTGCGCTTCTACGAGCATTACCGCTTCCGCTATTTCGCGAAAAAACTGGCGTTGAAGCAGGTGCAGCCGCTGGCGGCGAATGACAGCTGGACCAACGACTATTACGTCGAAGGGGATTTGCGTCAGCTGTCTCGCCTGCGGTTTGCCGGACGCTAG